The sequence below is a genomic window from Sorangiineae bacterium MSr12523.
CTCGAGAGGGGCTCCGTGTGCATCGCGAAGGTCCCACCCGACGAGCTCGAGCCGATTGCCCGCGACGGCATCGATGGGGCGCAATCCACCGGGTGGCTCGTTTCGCACGACGGCATCGAGCGGGCTTTCGCTTCGTTCGCCGCTGGCGAGGGAGCTCGCGGCGAGCATCACGGTGCCATCGCCACCGGCCAGAATGGGCACGTTGGCACGGCGTTCGGCTCGGAATGCGGCATTGAGCCGCGGAAGCTCGGGCGAGGCGAGGGCCACGAAGCGGCGCCCGGACGCGGTCTCGGCGAGCCATTTCCCCGCCGCCGTCGCATGGGCGAGCGTCACCGCGGGCGCGTCGGTGATCGCGTGCGGATCGACACCCAGGGCACCGAGGGGCTCGCCCTGGGCGTGAACGCGCTCCCACGTCTCACGCGCGGCCGTTGGCGAGAGGCGCGCGCGCAACGCCGGGTACACGTGCAGCTGCAGTCCGAGCCATGCGATGCCGGCCACGGCGAGGATGGCCACACTGCGGCGGACGGGCAACCATGTGCGCGGCGCCAGCAGAATCGTGACGGTGAGCGCCGTCGTGGCCGCGGTGGCGATGCGCACCGTCTTCGCCGCGACGGCCGTGAACGGCGGCACATTCGTCCCGGGTTGCCCGAGCGCCTCGAGCACCCGCGCCGGCACCGCCTCGATGTCGCGCACGACGAGAAAGCCCACCGCCGCGACCGTCGCCACCAGCACCGCGGGTGCCCGCTCGATGTCGTCCACGGATCGCAGCGCCAGGAACAGCGCCACGAGCATGGCCGCCACGACCACCAGCGAAAGGCGGCCCGACGCATGCGCTGCAAGCCCCACGATGGCCATCACCAGGGCCCCAAGGTGCACGTGGTTGGCCGGGCGCCTTGCAAAGGCCACCGGAACGAGGGGGCTCCACGGCACGAGCGCATAGGCAATGGCCGGCACTGCGGCGTCGAAGCGCACGCTCGTCGTATCCATGCACCTCGAGGACGCGGAAGGGCCCGGATCGGCTCACCAATCTGGTGGAAACCTCGAGCCATCTTTTTTGAGCCGGTCCGCCGTTCCCCGCGTACATAAGGTATGTGCTAGCTCTCGCGCGCCCGCTCACCGCCTCGGCCTCGCCCGCCGAATTGGATTTCGAGGCGCTCTATTCCCAGCATGCGCGCTACCTGGCCGGTGTCGTGCACCGCATCATGGGGCGCGACGCCGAGGTCGACGACGTCGTGCAGGAGACCTTCCTCGATGCGCTCGATGGCCTGGCGAGCTTGGAGGAGCCTTCCGCCGTTCGCGCTTGGCTGGTGACCATCGCCGTGCGCTGCACCCGCCGCATTCTGGCGCGCCGCCGTCGACGCAGCCTGTTTGCCTTCTGGATTCGTGATTTTGCCGCACCCGCCTCCGATCCGCGCGACCGGCAAGCCGTCGACGAGTTGTACGATGCGCTCGCGCGCTTGCCGGAAGATCTGCGCATCCCGTGGATCTTGCACCGGGTGGTGGCCATGAGCCTGCCCGAGACGGCGGCCGCGTGCGAGGTGTCGCTTGCCACCGTGAAGCGCCGCCTCGCGGATGCGGAAGAGCGGTTAGCACGGCGCCTCGCACCGAAAGAGGCAAGGCCATGAATACCTCGCGGCTCGAAGAAGCGGTTCAGCGCGTGCGCGAGCAATCCATCGCATGGGACGGAGCGCGCGCGGCGCGGGTGCTGTCCAATGTCACGCGCCGAAACGAGGAGCGCCTTCGCCGGCGCCGCTGGGCGCAGCGGGCCTTCGTGCTCGCGGGGGCGTGCACCTTGTTCGTGGTGGCATCGCTTCGCGCCGCATCGACGCCCTCGAGCAGGAACGGCCCCGCGAGCGGGTCCTGGGGGTCGCCTTCCCCCGTCTCGAGGAGCGAGCAACCTGCTCTGCAGGGAACATCGCCGCTCGACGATGGCGGCGCGTCGGCGTTAGACGGCTCGTGAACGCGCGACCGACGTGGGGGTGACGCCCAGGACGCGCCGCATCCAGCGCGCCATGTGGCTCTGATGCGAGAAGCCCACGTCCAGCGCAATTTGCGTGGCGGGCAGCTCTCCCTGCTGCAGCAGCACCCGCGCGCGTTCGACCCTTCGCTGAACCACGTATTCGTGCACCGGGATGCCTACGGACCGCTTGAACAGCGTTTTGAAGTGCGAGGTGCTCACCCCGGCGATGCGCGAAAGGCGCAAGAGCGACAGGTTCTCGTCGAGGTGCTCCTCGACGTACTCCTTCACGCGACGGAGCTGTACGGGCGTCAGGCCGCTGCGATCCGGCGTGGGCGCGGGGTAGCGCCCGAGCAAATGCACCGCGAGCGCAGTACCGAGGCTGTCGGTGTAGAGCAACCCGTTGGGAAAGCCCGCGCGGCTTTCCGCTTCGAGCGCCCACGCGATGTGCTCGATCTGCGCGTCGCGAAATTCGTAGCGCGGCTCGATGCCGGCCCGCTGCGGATCGAGCCCCATTTCCTCGGCCACGGAGCGGAGCAACGACGTGGGAACGCGCAGATCCAGCGACGCGCTCGCCTCGTCGTCGAACCACGTGTCGGAGGTGCCGGCGGGCATCAGGCTGATGTCGCCGCGCTTGCGCACGCTTCGATGCTTGACGCACGACGAGCGCACCGGCGGCCCTGCGTGCACGCTGATGACGTGATCCGTGTTGGAGGCGTGCGCATAGTGCCCCGCGGGCGTCTGGCGTAACGAAACACCGAGTCCGATCCGAGGCCGCGTGCGTTCACCCATGTGGGTCGAGACTATAAGGTCGGCCCCCGTGCCTGTCATCCGGTGGGCTGGTCGCTGAATTTCAAGGGCAGAGCGGATCACCCTGCGCGCATTTGCGCTCGGGGACCGATGGCGGCGTCGCTTTGGCAGGGGGCGCATTCGGGGCTGCGATCGGTGCGGGGGGCTGGCCACGGCGTGCTTCGGCCAACTCGCGCTCGAGCCGCTCGCCATTCGCGCGGGCGGTGGCGAGCTCCGCTTGCAGCGCCACGAACTTGGCGCGCTCCTCGCTGAGCGTGCGCTCGACCTGCACCACTTGCTCACGCAGCGCACCGCGCTCCTTCAGAACGCGCACCGTTGCATCGTTGGCGCGCGCGATCTGCGGCTGAAGAAAGCCCGCGTAACCTGCTGCGGCCAGCGCCACGGTCAGCGCGGTCCCCACCAGCATGCCGATCGCGAGGCCACCATGCGCGCTGCCCTTGGGGCGCGTCTCACCTGCGCGAAGCCGCGCGAGCTCCCGTTCGTGCGCGCGCTGGCGCTCCGTCTCCGCCTCGCGAAGCCGAGCCTCCTCCTCTGCTCGCGCACGCTGCGCCGCGGCCTCTCGCTCTTCTGCGGCGCGCTTTTTCTTCTCTTCTTTTTCCGCCTCGGCCTCCAATGCGGCACGTTCACGGGCTTCGCGCTCGCGTCGTTCCATTTCCGCGCGACGCGTGATCTCTTCTTCTTCCCTACATAGTCGCTCCTCCTCGAGGCGGAGCAGCTCCTTCAACGACGTCGAGACCGATTCCTCGCGCGTGCCTTCCATGCACCTTGGACCGCTGCCCGACGTGCATCTTTGGACCTAAAGCTGCGGAATAAAGACGACCCTCGCGGGTTGGAGCGTGACCCCGACGTGCACGATCTCATCGAACGACAAACCAACGAGGCACGTCGCGCCACATGGCGTGCTCGGGCATCGCTGGCCATGGCGTTTGGCCTTCACTCGGTCTTGCTCGTGGCGATGTGGAGAAATCACACGGTCCTCGTGGAGCGCCCCGCGCCCGCGGAGGACGCGGTCGTCGATCTGGATCTTGCGAGCGAGGAAATCGCGCCGCCGATCCAAAAAGAGGAAGAGGCTCCTTCCGAGCGTCTACCACCCGAGCCTACGCCGGCGCGCGCATCGTCCACGACCGCGCCCCGCGCGCCGAGCATCGGGGGCGGCAGCGACACTGTGGCCAACGCCGAGCCCGCAGCACCCGCGCCCTCCGGCTCCGCGTCGGGCGGATGGACCTTCTCGCCCACCGGACGCGGGCCCATCGATTTGGGGCTCGGCACACCGCGCACGGCGCAACAGCTGCCACCCGGTGCGGTGCCGAAGGTCGACGCTCCGGCCGACGAGCGCCCGTCCGCCGGTGCGGCCCTGGCCGATGTGTTCGATCAGGGGCGCGGCACGCCCGTGAAGTTCGCCGTGGAGATGGCGGCGCGCAGCACCGAGGCGCCGGAGAATGGGAAGGCGGTGTTCGACATCACGGTTGGCGTCGAAGGCGGCGTGCAGATCAGCCTCGTCTCCGCCACCACGAATTACGAGGGCTGGAATCAGCTGATTGCGTCCATTCGAAAGCATCTTGCAAAGAAGAATGTACGCATCCCGTCAAATGCGAAGGGATTCCACGTCGTGGTGGAGGTGGAGGCGCACGACCAGCTTCCCGATGGAAAAGCGGTTGGATCCCTCGGTTTTGGCGAAAATCGCAGTGGTGCGTTTACGCTGCCCAGCGTCGAAAACATCGGCGTCCGTCCGACGCGCATCGTCTCTTCGCGCATCACACGCGAAAACAGACTTTAATCGATTGAATGGGATAGGGTAGTCGCGCCGTCCGTAAGGGGCGGGCTTTGGAAACTCCAAATGACGCGGCCCGCGTTTTGGCGAGGCCGAATCCCGAGAGGTTTGCCATGAAGCGACATTTCCTATCGAGCATTCTTGGTGCCGGTTTCCTGGTTGCCGTCTTCACCGCGGGCGAGGCGCGCAGCGTTGCCGCCACGCCCGACACGCACAGCACGCAGACGACGCAAAGATGCAGTGAGCCTGCGCCCGAGGCGGCGCCGGCGAATTCCACCTTCCAGGGCTGTTGGAGCTACTTCCCGCAGGGCCCGTGCCGCGCCGTGTACCGTGACGCGGCTGGCAATGCGACCCTGTGCGGAAAGTGCGGGGCGTCCGGAGAGCCCAACCCGGACGGGTGCAGCCCCATCGGCGACGGCACCCTGGAACACGGGTATTGGTGCTCGTGATGTAAATGCCGGCGGGCTGGAGATAGAACGGAAGAATGACCGTCCTCCAGCTCGCCGACACCATGCTCGATCTTTTGGCGGAAGAAGATCCGCTGAACGAGCTTTTGCAGGGATATCCCGGTTACGAACATCGCCTGCCCGATCCCGAGGAGGCCGCGGAAGCGCGCTTGCGTGAGCGCGCGCAGGCCGTGATTCAGTCGGCACGCGCCCTCGAGCCGCCGGCCGAGGACAAGGTGACGCATGCTTTGGTCCTGCAGCAGGCGGAATCGCTCGTGGACCGGATCGATGCGCGGCTCATCGAGCACACGATGGCGGATTACATCACCGCGCCCATTGCCAAGTTGTTTTTGGCGCTGCCGCTCGTCCGCGTCACGCGTCCGGAGCAGGAGGAGGCTTACCTCGAGCGCCTCGAGGCCGTGCCGCAGTATCTCGGCAAGGCCGCCGAGCGGCATCGGCAGGGTGTCGCGGCCCAGCGCTTTCCCGTCGCCGAGCGCGTGCAGGCCGCCGTAGCGCGGCTCGATGCGTACCTCGCGGAGCCCGAGGTCGATCCGCTGCGCCGTCCGACGTTGACCGGCGCGCGTGCGGAGCAGCGCGAGCGCCTTTTGGCCGAAAAGGTGCGGCCGGCCTTTGCCGAATACCGCGAGGTCCTCGCCGGTGAAATCGCGCCGCATGGCCGACCGGAGGAGCGCCCCGGCCTGTGCTGGCTTCCAAATGGCGCCGCGACCTATGCGGCAGTCGCGCGCACGCACACGACGACCGGGCATACACCCGGGGAGCTGCATCGCATTGGGCTCGAATTGATCGAGCGCCTCGCCGACGAATACGTGGCCATCGGCGGGTCCCTCTTTGGCGTGCGCACGGTCGCCGAGGTGCACGAGCGCATGCGCACCGATCCTGCGATGCGCTGGAAAGACGGGGACGAGCTGCTCGCCTGCGCGCGCGCCGCCATCGATCGGGCGGAAGCCGCCGCGCCATCTTGGTTCGGCCGATTGCCCTCACACCGGTGCGCACTGGAGCGCACGCCCGCGGAGGCGGAGACCAGCGTTGCGGCGGCGTATTACATACCGGCGCCCATGGATGGATCCCACCCCGGTACTTATTATGCAAATACGTACCGCGCGAACGAGCGCAGTCGTTATGGCATGGAGGCCACGTCGTTTCACGAGGCGGTGCCGGGGCACCATTTCCAAATTACGATTGCCCAGGAACTAAAAGAATTGCACATGCTCCGCCAGGTGGCCGGCATCAATGCGTACATCGAAGGCTGGGGCCTCTACGCCGAGCGGCTCGCCGACGAAATGGGTCTCTACTCCGGCGCCATCGATCGATTGGGCATGCTGGCGGCCGATTCCATGCGGGCCGCGCGCCTCGTCGTCGACACGGGGCTGCACGCCCTCGGCTGGAGCCGCGCGCGGGTGGTGGAATACCTGCAGGCGAACACCGTCATGGACGACGTGGAGATCCAGGCCGAAACGGATCGCTACATCGAAATGCCCGGCCAGGCCCTCTCGTACATGGTGGGTCGGCTCGAACTGCAGCGCATGCGCTCCAAAGCCCAGGTCGAATTGGGCGCAGCCTTCGACTTTCGTGCCTTTCACGATCTGCTGCTCGGGGGCGGAGCCTTGCCCATGGCGGTGCTCGACGGCGTCGTGTCCGAGTGGACTCAGGGTTTGCGCACGTCCAAATCCGGATAATGCTTTTTCATGAATGCGAGCGCCAGCGCCGTGTGGCACCGACGGACGTCGGGATTCTTCGCCGTCGGGCAATTGCACCCGAGGTACACGTCGTTGGCGCGCGCAAGCTCGGCCAGTGCATCGAAGGGCCCTCGGTCTTCCGCGAATCGCTCACTGAGCAGCTCCCGGTAACTCGCCGTGAATGCGCGCCACGCCGATGGGTCGTCGGCGTGTGCGAGCACTTCCTCGACCAGGTCCGCCGTGGGCCGGAGCACGTGCCGCGTGTGCTTTCGCGTATCTTGCCGAATGCCCTTGGGCAGACTCGACGCCGGGGCACCGCGCACGATGGAATAACGGGCAAGCATGGCGCCCGGCACGATATTTCATGAGCCCGCTGATGGCATCTTACTTTTTGGGGGCTCCCACCCCTTGACCTGAACTTAACTCGAGGTCCCATAATCGGGGCATGAATGAAGCTCTCTGCTACCCGGATTTCACCCGACCGGACGTCGGCTGCGTCGTCACCAGCGCCTGGTACGTGGGCAGCTACGAGCGGCAGCGCGCTGCGGCCGATGCGGCCATCGAGGCGTGGAAGAATTTACCGTGGCCGCAGGGGTGCATCTCGTTCAATTGCTATTTGAGTCCCGATGGCAAGCTCGTGTGGTTCTATGGCCAATGGGCCAGCGAGGAAGCCCACCGCGAGTTCACGCGCGCGCAGCGTCCCAGCGTGGCCGCCGCCGTCGACAAGGCGGTGACGAACGTTCAACGCATGGGCGTGGTCCGCTCGCACGTGTACCGCAACATGTCCGAGCGAACGGACATTTTTCCAGGCTGCATCATCCTGGTGACCATTGCCACCGCCGGTCCCGAGCGGCAACTGCAGGTCGCCGAGACGATTTTCTCGCGGGTGGTGAGAGGCGGGGCGCCCGCACACGCCGGTGGCACGGGCGGGCACCTCCTGTTCAGCAACGACGGCACCCGCGTCCTCGTCTACGCCGAATGGACCAGCGAGGCCTCCCACCGGGACGCCTTGCAGTCCGGCGCCCTCGGTGGAAAACGCGGCATCTTCGAGGGAATGCCCGGCATCGAGGGCATTGGTTTCGACCGCTACCACCTGTATCGAAGGGTGG
It includes:
- a CDS encoding RNA polymerase sigma factor, whose product is MLALARPLTASASPAELDFEALYSQHARYLAGVVHRIMGRDAEVDDVVQETFLDALDGLASLEEPSAVRAWLVTIAVRCTRRILARRRRRSLFAFWIRDFAAPASDPRDRQAVDELYDALARLPEDLRIPWILHRVVAMSLPETAAACEVSLATVKRRLADAEERLARRLAPKEARP
- a CDS encoding AraC family transcriptional regulator, whose protein sequence is MGERTRPRIGLGVSLRQTPAGHYAHASNTDHVISVHAGPPVRSSCVKHRSVRKRGDISLMPAGTSDTWFDDEASASLDLRVPTSLLRSVAEEMGLDPQRAGIEPRYEFRDAQIEHIAWALEAESRAGFPNGLLYTDSLGTALAVHLLGRYPAPTPDRSGLTPVQLRRVKEYVEEHLDENLSLLRLSRIAGVSTSHFKTLFKRSVGIPVHEYVVQRRVERARVLLQQGELPATQIALDVGFSHQSHMARWMRRVLGVTPTSVARSRAV
- a CDS encoding DUF885 domain-containing protein — protein: MTVLQLADTMLDLLAEEDPLNELLQGYPGYEHRLPDPEEAAEARLRERAQAVIQSARALEPPAEDKVTHALVLQQAESLVDRIDARLIEHTMADYITAPIAKLFLALPLVRVTRPEQEEAYLERLEAVPQYLGKAAERHRQGVAAQRFPVAERVQAAVARLDAYLAEPEVDPLRRPTLTGARAEQRERLLAEKVRPAFAEYREVLAGEIAPHGRPEERPGLCWLPNGAATYAAVARTHTTTGHTPGELHRIGLELIERLADEYVAIGGSLFGVRTVAEVHERMRTDPAMRWKDGDELLACARAAIDRAEAAAPSWFGRLPSHRCALERTPAEAETSVAAAYYIPAPMDGSHPGTYYANTYRANERSRYGMEATSFHEAVPGHHFQITIAQELKELHMLRQVAGINAYIEGWGLYAERLADEMGLYSGAIDRLGMLAADSMRAARLVVDTGLHALGWSRARVVEYLQANTVMDDVEIQAETDRYIEMPGQALSYMVGRLELQRMRSKAQVELGAAFDFRAFHDLLLGGGALPMAVLDGVVSEWTQGLRTSKSG
- a CDS encoding antibiotic biosynthesis monooxygenase, which translates into the protein MNEALCYPDFTRPDVGCVVTSAWYVGSYERQRAAADAAIEAWKNLPWPQGCISFNCYLSPDGKLVWFYGQWASEEAHREFTRAQRPSVAAAVDKAVTNVQRMGVVRSHVYRNMSERTDIFPGCIILVTIATAGPERQLQVAETIFSRVVRGGAPAHAGGTGGHLLFSNDGTRVLVYAEWTSEASHRDALQSGALGGKRGIFEGMPGIEGIGFDRYHLYRRVVRPE